GGCCAAGCTGGGCCCCGACCAGGTGGCCCACAGAGAGTGGAACCTCCAAGTAGGCCTGCAGCTCCTGTAGGCTCTCATACTGGACCTGAAGGACAGAGACAGTCATCCCACACTCACAAAGACCTCAAGAAGTCACTTACTTTTAGTGGAGGTCATGCAGAGCTAAGACGTCAGGAAGTGGGGGTGCCCCCACAACCATTGCCTGGCCCTGCTGTAGTGCATTCTGGGGTGCATCAAGGAGGACCTCGCCATAATGACCCAGCATATTCCTCCCCTCCTGTCACGCAGTGGGAGGGCCAAGGTCGGGCAGGTGAAGGAAGCCGGGGAGACCAGCAAACTGGAGTACCTAGTTGGCGTCCACCAGCCCCTCCTCCTTATGAGTTGGTGCGCGgtaacccaccacccccacctccagtGTCTAGGGTGGGGGTAGATAATGTTAGGGCCACAACTAGTCACTGGACCACTCCACGCCAAGGTCCCCATTCTCCCCCTACAGCAGCacaccactcccctccctctgctaTCCACCACTCTCCCACAAGGTCTCACCCCCCTGCCAGTGAGTCAGCATATACCACTTCCAGGAGAGACCAGAGAGCAGATTCACAGTCCATGGTCAGGACAGAACCAGTTTACAGTGATGGTCGTCGAGGACAGTATCCTGGCTATCCACTTCAAGGTGCTGGTGTTGGTATTAACCCAGGGCCTCAATATGGGCCTCGTGGTCATGCACCTCCTAGTCAAGTCCCCCCAATGTATAATGGACCACCCCCTAAACCACCACATCCTGCTGGACCAAGAGAGCTTCCACCTTATCGCCATCCCCCTCCTCCGACTTCGTCCCCTAACAAAGTTGCACCATCACATGGTTCTCCTAGGAAAATAGGGAGTCCCCCTCAGCCTCCTCAGATGTCACCCAACAAACAGCAACAGCCAGCAGCTTCTCATGTGCCACACTTAATAAACAAAGCTTCAAGTCCACAccaatccaccccctcccctcactcatccCCAGTACGTCACCCATCTCCTACGCGTCACCCTTCGCCTTCACGGCATCCATCACCCACAAGGGCTGGCTATCCTGGTAATGTGCCTACCACAAGTGCAGCAAGTCCCATCAATCACATAAAAGGTGGGAGGCCTGGAAGCCCCATCAAGAGTGGTAATCACAGACATGTCAATAGTGACGATTCACCAAATCGTGCCAATATGGAAAAGCCTGAAAAGTCAAGAGCATCTAGTGAAGAGCCACCATTCAGGCATGGGGATAATAGTACAAGGATAAATGATGGCACCAGAGGGGATAATGTCAGAGAAACAGATCCCCttaataacaacatgaaaattacgtCGGATCCAAAAATAAGTCAGAGACGAGGAAGCATGGATAGACTAGGAGTTGATAGTGGAAACAATACAGCAACTCGTCGAGGAGGAAGTGAGGATCCAGTCACAAATAATGAAGGGAACCAGTCTAATTTGAATGAGAAATTGAACACCTCTTTGGATTCTGCTTTGAGCAACCACAACAGCAAATCCCCACATGCTCGCCGAAGCCCAGCAAAGGTCAGTAAATATGTCAGGATTATAAGTAGATACTTTATCATATACTGAAGATTTAGTAAGTACTGCTATACTGTATTTTGAATTTCAAAGAAAACCTGGTGCAAGCTATTAATTACTTGCATTAATCTCGGTTCTTATTCCATTTATGTGCatgtgaaaatgagaatgagatcCTATTTAGTATAAAGATACTGATCAGACTTTTTAATTCCAACAACAAATATTTCATTCCCTATTTGAAATCAATGAAATGGCAACTTTCCAACTAAAGTGTCTTGATAAAGATATAAGCATTATTTTTAAGCTTTATGATACCAATTTTCTGATTTACAATGAGGATggtatatttttgcataaacttTTATTCTCAGAGTATAGCTTGGTGtaagaattattttaaaagaaaacctgAAAAACAGGAGGGATATTGGTGACACAGAATTTCAgattttatcattaatgatatagttcattattattatttttattgtgattacaGTTTTAGCTGATGCTGAAGTGTCatatagaatattttttgttaaaatagcAGTAAACAGACTCCTTGATTTTTGAGTGGATGAATATgaattatacattttatcatcTTTGGTATATGTCATTCATAAGAATAAATATGGCGGGGAATGAACTTGACCTTCTtagtcactattatcattaccagctgTTTTGATAAATGTAGTCCATCCTGGTGCCAATGTTTATAAAGTGTTTTGCTCtaactttaatttttataatttatttatatacttattattgagGCAGATATGCACTGGACATGTAGGTGACTTGACAGGGTTACAgattggtggtgatgattatttgATGAATAACAGGTTGTTGATGGTAATTAATCAAAATGCAACAGTGCTATTCAGATATTTTGCATTCAGCCAGTTATTGCCCTAAATGCATCTTTGCCACTTCAAGTGTACTTAAATTTgtcattattaaataaatttaaacatgTTTTTGACAGAACAGGAATGGAAAGATACGATGGAAAGATACGATGATGGGCATATGAAAAGCATTCATATAAATAGTTTCAAGTGATATTTAATGGAATGAACAAAAAGGCCCAAGTGCTAGTAGTTCTGTTTATTATCAGGAGCCATGCCTTAAATGTAACCACAAAAATCAGCCCACTATGGGTGACCAGCCAAATATTCTAGGCTCAAAAATCTGCCAGTGATGTGATAGCAGACAATAGATTCCTTAATGATTATTGGCTATTGCTATTAGAGACAATGATTGAGTGAAGCATTAATGTCTGTTCTCTAGATATTTGAAGTTGAAGCAAAGATTCCAGTTTGTTAGCTTAAAATTAATGGTTCTGAATTAGCTTTGGCCTTGAAGTTTGGATTTTTTTGACCTGCGTTAGCGGCTCCTAAGTAATATAATGTATTCAGTGTGCAATGTTACAGCTATATTTATACAAGTGATTAACATATCAACTGAAGATTCAGGCAAGAGTGACTTTGCTTTAATGTTAGTGCCTTTGCTGGATATATATAAGGGATGCAGtgaaggatttatttttttctgtgttctttttatgtttaaatttattttgcagtatttttgtgattatatctgtattattattaacatacatTTCAGGAGTCTGGGATCCCAGGCAGTGATGGAGGTCGAGCTAACCACAACAACAAGGTGGAACAAGTGGTGATGGATGGCAGGTATCGGGACTTGATCCGACTCATCAACTTGCAGCGAGAAAAGCTGAATGTTCAGCAGGTGGAGATGACAAAGGTATCATCACTCTCTAAGCATGTGATGTCATGAATATCTGCAGTTGAAGTAAAGATTAAATATGAATAGTTGTGGTGGActgatgatttatttttattctttctctccttttagtaTGAAGCAGAGATTGTATACTTAGAGGGACGCACAAGGGAAGACGAGTCTCGTCTGGCTTATGTGACATCAGAAATAGAGAGGCAAGAGCAGTTGGCAAAGCAGATTGATGAGGaggtataatttttatttagaactttatttattatattattttttaaattattattattatttttttttagatttttaaaaaggtttaatgtTACTGTTTACTTAAAACATAAGCTGTTTACATACTCTATCATAACGTGTTATTCAAAAGAtggcctccttttctctctttggtgCAGGTAACTCATCTACAACAACTAGAGCAAGAAGCAGAAGTTGCAAGGCAGGAAGAAGACAAGGTGAAAGCAGAAATTAGTGCTTTGCAGGCACAGCTGGCACATACTGAGAACCAGCTGGCTACCCATGCTGAGTCCGTCAGGTCAGCTCAGTAAGACAAAgtgttattttgtgtatatataaaatcatatctaATGAGCCCTTTTGCTTGTATATTCTTTCTGTAATTTCATTAAACCCACTACTTATATTAAGCATGATTATACATACTTTCTTCTGATGTTTGCTGAAACCTACTTCTAGTGAATTTTTCTTGCAAAAAGTGCATGATGCATTAAAGAGATTTTGCATGTTCTCCAAGTACAGAtagtatttttttagatatatatttctgttttatatGTTAGGTAAACTTTAAGAGCATGCAGTATGATGTCATGAGAAGGAGGTGATGAGCAAAGCTAAATGCATGAATTTAAAGTTAGATGAGTGTGTTGGAAAGCAAATGTGGCAGGTATTAGATGTTTTAGTGCTTTGAGAGgtaggaaagaaaatataaataagtggCAATAAAGAATTACAAATTATGACTGTGGCAATGAGTAAATATTAGACTGTTTGATATAGTTTGATATCCAAGGATGCTAATTTTGAAGAAGTGTATAATTAAACCTTTTCGAAGAACAGTTCACTAACTCATCGTTGCCAGGAAAATGCAATGCAATTTCaaaatgtgtgtgaaatgtctctgcaaggtcttagccacaaaggaatcatttagtagaccttgtggccttacctgatttcacctttccttcagtttgtggtcttttcttcttcttcttcttcttcttcttcttcttcttcttcttcttcttcttcttctcttcttcttcttcttcttcttcttcttcttcttcttcttcttcttcttcttctaagccatgaatatcaatggtgttatttttattatagacattataattactgtaatgtaATTGACATTGATAACAGCAATATAAAATGACTTAGAACAAGTGTagctatctatgtataaaaacatttaataaagtaaactcagtAGGCATGCCAGGCGCATTGGCCTTGGTTAATAAGGCATAACTATGAACTCTGGATTTTAGTTTTGCTAAATAAGGTCAGCACCTTACATCTCTTAACCTATTGGCATGGATGGCAAGCATAAATGCCATGCCCAATTTAATTCAAGttcatttattgtctttacacagagatggctctacaagtgttcagttattagtcctacctatctcacctgtttatccttttccttgatttttggaaaacttttgtATTGCTATATTgtctataatgttattaatattttaataaaaatgtaataatcataatatcagtaagaatCACAACAGTTTCAGTATTAatagtataagaaagaaaaaaaaattttccctcaaaTTCAGGGAAAGAGGAAATCAGGAGTGGTCACtaaggcctactgatagactccctGGTGGCTAAGCACATATATAGccatctgtataaaaaaaaaaaaaaaaaaaaaactacagtgggTAATACACAAATCTGCTGTCATTGGATTAAGCTAGGGAGGAGTGTAAGTGTTAATTATTGCATCAATAAATTTCACAGAGAACTTGAGAAGAGCATGACAGAAGAGCGGCAGCGTTGCCAGGAGGAGGCTCGAGCACAGCAGGATGCCATGGTCCGGGAGATAGAGAAACTTCAGGCAGCCATATCCCAGGCAACGGTACAGGCTGAACATGCTCAGCAGGCATCACAACAACTTGCCCAAGAGGTACATTTTTGCATTGTTATTGGATGTGAATGATGTTAACCGTAtattattaattgaaaaaaaatatatattgactgGTGTTAgtaatatatctagtaatataaaTGAAACATTAATTTAGTTATAAGTTCATCTTTGCAGTATTGAAGTGTGATGGTCTAACATTTGTATCCCTTCACAGATGGCAGACTCTGAGAAAATGATAtccgaaaagaaaaaggaagtggaaaagcTGGTGATGGAGATGAAGGATGCAAACCTTGAGTCCCTCTCCATAACGCCATCAGAGGAGATCCGTACCCTGCTGGAGGGTAAGACAGGTATGGCACCAATCACTTCTTTAACTCCACCTTTTCTTTGCAAGTTCATTTCTCTTAGCTAAGGTTTGATTGTAAGAAGAACCAAGAAACTTTTTGCTCTTTAAAAAAGTAGCTTCAAATGCATATAACAGGTGACCCTAGTACATTGCAGTAACTCAGTTCATCAACATAGATAACTTTAGAATTGGCATGCAAGATCATTTTATGTATTAATCAATATTAATCATTACTTATTAATCAgcatttttaagatatatttggACAataatgtatttgtgtattattacatatatcctttataaaattaaatgtaatttatttatagttCTGGGTATAGGAGTGTTTCCAATAATCAGAATTTCAGAAATTATGCATTTCCTTATACATATTCTAGTTTTGTattgatttatttaaattatatgttgGCTTTCAAAATAAtgtgtgttattattgtatatagtatgtgtatattttgatattgctttattgtataatttttttttctccatgaaATTGCTTCCAGTGTGTTTGGACGACATAGCTAACAGCTACTCTGATTTTTTGTTTCAGTTAAATATATTAATGTCAGACAAAATTTTctttacacacatgtacacaaacacacacacacacatgtacacacacacatatacacacacacatgtacacacacacacatatacacacaccacacacacacaccacacacaccacacacacacacacacacacacacacacacaacacacacaacacacccacaacacacacacaaacaccacacacacaaaacacacacacacacaacacacacacacacacaccacacacacacacacacacacaaacacacacacacacaccacacaaaacacacacacactacacacacacaacacacacacacacacacaccacacacacacacacacacacaacacacaccacacacacacacacacacacacaatacacacaacacaccacacaccaaaaacacacacacacacacacacaaaaacaccacacacacacacaagatcacacacacactacacacacacacagataccacacaccacaccacaaacacacacacacacacaacacacacaatcacacacaacacacacaccacagaacacacacacacacacagatacacacacacacaacacagacacacacacacaccacacacacacaccacaacacacacacacacacacacacagatcacacaccacaacaccacacaaacaccacacaccacagaacacacacacacacacaaacacacacacacacagaacacacacacacacacacacagatacacacacacacacagatacaacacccacacacaacacacacacacacaatacacacacacacacagatcacacaccacacacacacgatacacacaccacacacacacacaacaacacacacacacacacacaccacacaatcacacacacacacacagataccacacacacacacagatacacacacacacacacacagatacacacacacacacacacaaacacacacacacacaaacacaacacacagcaccacacacacacacacacacacacacacacacacacacacacaacacacacacaacaaacacacacacacacaaaacacacacacacacaaacacacacacacatagatacacacacacacatagatacacacacacatatatacacacatatatatatacacacacacacacacatatacacaacacacactatataatatatatatattatatatatatattatatatatatatatattatatatatatatatatatattatcattgattgTTTTATATCCTAATTTTAGGTGCACCAAAACAAGGAAGCAGTAGGAGGATGATTGGATCCCCAAGGCAGCTAGAGAATGCTGTTCCTACTTCAAAGAACCCTCATGGAGTATGGGTGTAAAGGGAACCAAACTTTCTGTTCGTCTCAGTACATATCATCCTGTAGTCTTTGCAGGTCTGTTACCACTAGAATCTCTTCCAGAATACTGACTTGATTACTGATTTGAAATTGGTTCCATCTTTTTAGATCTGAAAAGAATCAAGTTCAcagatttaaattttattgatgtTAAGTGCTGAACCATTGCAGTGTGAATCTTTCGTTGTTGCTGGTGGTGCTTGTGTAATATACTTTTAATGGGTCCTCCTTTATGTGTAAAGTGCTACTTACATTGCTGCAAAGAGAAAGGAGTTGCTTGCTCATTTCCTTTATCAACTGTCTTTATGTGAAACAACAAAGGAACCCATATTGTGTGTGGCTTTATAGAATAGGAAATCAGTATTTGTAAAGAACACCCCTTTATAGAAAATGCAGATATATAAGGGAATAAGAAACCAATTGGATTTACAATGTATGCGCATGTTGGTAACCCTAGTACTGTCTTTGTGAACAAGTAGCAATCACGTTCAGCACACACTGTAGTCCATGCATTAACCTCCACAAGAACACATATTTGAATGATCAATGTGAACAAAAATGGGACTCACTCCCCACATTCTTCACATTTTTATATTAGTGAGAAATAcatggaaaatgaatgaaaaagccATCAAAATCTGACTTTAAAAGCCATAGAAAGTATTGAATGTGAATATTGGTGCGCTGTCCATGGAAGATGATGTCAGCTGCTGAAGATGGAATCTCATGATACAGCTGACAAAACCCAGGCTCTAGTCATTTTCTCATCGCACTGCTGGATCTTAACAGTTACAAAGCTCGCATCAGGTTGGCATTGGCCCAGCACAGCATCTACTTGGATAAAACAGATGGCCCAGAGTAGCTGCTAGTAGAAACAAGTGTTTTCCTATTCTTATTGTGTGCCTTGAGTAAGTATCCACCAATGAAAAAGCTATTTTTGTATGAGCTAGCAAATAACACTAGGAACAGTGCTGTTGGTTGGTGACAATAATTGTGACAAGTTGGCACATGGGTGTGAAATTATCAGATTGTTGCAACTGCTGCTGCGAGCCTTCTGGCTGTTTTGATCCTTGTTAAGAGCTTCTTGTTAGTTGTAGTAGACAGGTTCTTCATAGGTTAGTCATGCATAGCAGCACTTTACCATGTGGCAGTGTTgtgatagttttttttagatttgacaATATTTGTGTAACTTCATAATGCATTATGTGAGGATAGTATTCTTTATTAATACCTACAAAAACAAAACTTGAGTTCTGTGTAAATCATGAAATTCACTTGATATAaatatttgtcttcttttttccttgcgGAGTAGATTAGTGATTAACAGAGATGATAAAATAGTTGTCTTTGTGTGAAATTACCATTTTCAGTCTTGTGCTGCTGctgtgtatttttcttatttttatttttatttttattattattttttattattattattttttttttctttctttctttaatagaAATAGCTCAAAAAGATATTTTTACTTAAAAGTGtacataaattttatgaaaagatCAAGAATTAGAAAACACATAGTTTATTACCAGGTAGTGTAAAATATTGAGATACTTGTACTAAAAGTGTTTATTTTTCTCAAACATGAAACACTAATTTGAGCCGTGTCTTGCCTCTCCATTTCTTAGTGTGAGACAGGGAAAGTTGCCTGCCCAAGTAATCACGTGCTCTTGACACCTGTCCACACAAACCTGATGGTCGCTATGTAGGTCTTTAGACCCTCTCTCATTCTATAAGTGTGAGACTGTTGTAAGATAGCAGCATTATTAGTTGTTAGTAAATATGTCTCCTTTTGTATTTACATTGAGTATTGAAAGGGTTCATGATTGAAGCTATTGGTTGTTTGAAAAAgaggtttggattttttttttctttctttcttttttttctttaagaaataataggaaaaagagaataactTGTAACTtctgttgtcttttctttttatgttttgtgactTGGAAAGATAGAAGGGTAATTCTGCACCAAATGTGTCTTTAAGTGGATCTGCCCCTACACACTCTGTTCCCTTTAAAGAGATATAAATATCGGGAATGATTCATTTAGTATCAG
The genomic region above belongs to Penaeus monodon isolate SGIC_2016 chromosome 16, NSTDA_Pmon_1, whole genome shotgun sequence and contains:
- the LOC119582582 gene encoding rho GTPase-activating protein gacO-like isoform X1 translates to MVARMELKVWVEGIQRIVCGVTDTTTCQDVVYALAHATGKTGRFTLIERWRNNERLLAPNEYPLKILMKWGEYSNDVQFILQRSALDPKAPNGQAGPRPGGPQRVEPPSRPAAPVGSHTGPEGQRQSSHTHKDLKKSLTFSGGHAELRRQEVGVPPQPLPGPAVVHSGVHQGGPRHNDPAYSSPPVTQWEGQGRAGEGSRGDQQTGVPSWRPPAPPPYELVRGNPPPPPPVSRVGVDNVRATTSHWTTPRQGPHSPPTAAHHSPPSAIHHSPTRSHPPASESAYTTSRRDQRADSQSMVRTEPVYSDGRRGQYPGYPLQGAGVGINPGPQYGPRGHAPPSQVPPMYNGPPPKPPHPAGPRELPPYRHPPPPTSSPNKVAPSHGSPRKIGSPPQPPQMSPNKQQQPAASHVPHLINKASSPHQSTPSPHSSPVRHPSPTRHPSPSRHPSPTRAGYPGNVPTTSAASPINHIKGGRPGSPIKSGNHRHVNSDDSPNRANMEKPEKSRASSEEPPFRHGDNSTRINDGTRGDNVRETDPLNNNMKITSDPKISQRRGSMDRLGVDSGNNTATRRGGSEDPVTNNEGNQSNLNEKLNTSLDSALSNHNSKSPHARRSPAKESGIPGSDGGRANHNNKVEQVVMDGRYRDLIRLINLQREKLNVQQVEMTKYEAEIVYLEGRTREDESRLAYVTSEIERQEQLAKQIDEEVTHLQQLEQEAEVARQEEDKVKAEISALQAQLAHTENQLATHAESVRSAQELEKSMTEERQRCQEEARAQQDAMVREIEKLQAAISQATVQAEHAQQASQQLAQEMADSEKMISEKKKEVEKLVMEMKDANLESLSITPSEEIRTLLEGKTGAPKQGSSRRMIGSPRQLENAVPTSKNPHGVWV
- the LOC119582582 gene encoding serine/arginine repetitive matrix protein 1-like isoform X2 produces the protein MVARMELKVWVEGIQRIVCGVTDTTTCQDVVYALAHATGKTGRFTLIERWRNNERLLAPNEYPLKILMKWGEYSNDVQFILQRSALDPKAPNGQAGPRPGGPQRVEPPSRPAAPVGSHTGPEGQRQSSHTHKDLKKSLTFSGGHAELRRQEVGVPPQPLPGPAVVHSGVHQGGPRHNDPAYSSPPVTQWEGQGRAGEGSRGDQQTGVPSWRPPAPPPYELVRGNPPPPPPVSRVGVDNVRATTSHWTTPRQGPHSPPTAAHHSPPSAIHHSPTRSHPPASESAYTTSRRDQRADSQSMVRTEPVYSDGRRGQYPGYPLQGAGVGINPGPQYGPRGHAPPSQVPPMYNGPPPKPPHPAGPRELPPYRHPPPPTSSPNKVAPSHGSPRKIGSPPQPPQMSPNKQQQPAASHVPHLINKASSPHQSTPSPHSSPVRHPSPTRHPSPSRHPSPTRAGYPGNVPTTSAASPINHIKGGRPGSPIKSGNHRHVNSDDSPNRANMEKPEKSRASSEEPPFRHGDNSTRINDGTRGDNVRETDPLNNNMKITSDPKISQRRGSMDRLGVDSGNNTATRRGGSEDPVTNNEGNQSNLNEKLNTSLDSALSNHNSKSPHARRSPAKESGIPGSDGGRANHNNKVEQVVMDGRYRDLIRLINLQREKLNVQQVEMTKYEAEIVYLEGRTREDESRLAYVTSEIERQEQLAKQIDEEVTHLQQLEQEAEVARQEEDKVKAEISALQAQLAHTENQLATHAESVRELEKSMTEERQRCQEEARAQQDAMVREIEKLQAAISQATVQAEHAQQASQQLAQEMADSEKMISEKKKEVEKLVMEMKDANLESLSITPSEEIRTLLEGKTGAPKQGSSRRMIGSPRQLENAVPTSKNPHGVWV